Part of the Vicinamibacteria bacterium genome, GCGATCGTGAGGCTTCTTGGCGCCCACGAACATCTGGAGGTCGAGCGAAACACATTCCTTGTTGTTGCGGTAACCGCGGCAGACGTGATGAATTCCGGCAACCTGCCCCGCCCGCACGGTGACCCAGGGGGTCTTCGTTCCCCTCTTGGCCAGGACCGGCGTGAGTTTTTCCGTCACCTTTTCAAGAGTCCATCCGATTCCTTCCGCCACCAGATAGGTCGACTCCAGAAGACCGACGTGTCCGAGCTCCTTCTTCTTCACGCCTTTACGAAACTGGGCCGGCGTCAGTCCGGCGCCGATCTTCTTCTGCAGATTCTCCCGTCGAGTGGTCGCGTCGACGACACGCTCGACCGAGACCGATTTCACCTCGATGCAGGGGGCCGTGGCGACGAGAGCCATCGTATCCATGACATAACCGGGGTTGACCCCGGTTCCAAGGACCACCACGTCGACATCCTTTGCCATCCGATCGAGCTCCTTGGCCTGGGCCGCGTACTGTACGTGGGGTGCGAGTAGCTCCTCACATGAGCTCACTACATGGCAGCGCGCCTTGATGCAGTCCCGGATTTGAGATTGGACCGAGGGGAATCGGGACCCCGTCGACAGAATCACGACGTCGGGTCGTGTGACCTGAAGAACCTCATCGGCCCGGTCGGACAAACGGACGCCGGAAGGCTGTTTGAGACCTGCCAGGTCGGCCACATCGCGCTGCTGCATCTTCGGATCGTTGTCGATGGCTCCAACCAGCTCGATGTCCTGGCGCCCGAGAAGCCTCGTAGCCGTTGCGAGCCCGATTTGCCCCATACCATAAGCCACTACCCGGATTTTCCCCGAGCCAATCATCGAGCTCACCTCCTCGAATGTCGAAAACCTGATTCAAGCGCGAGAGATTATCGCACTAGCTCGCTCGGCTCAATCGGGGCGCTTGGAAGGCCGGGCTCGGCATCTTATAGTGACGATCATGGATCCGAAGGAAGCGGGACAGGTTCCCACGCCGGCAGTGGCTGTGGCTCTATTCGCCGTGACCCTGGTCCTTAACGTGGTGGTGGGAATCGCGTTCATGAGCCTCGAGCTCGAGGAAACGTGGTTGCTCGTCGTAACACCCGTAATCCTGATCGCCGTGACCGTGCTTGCGGTGAGTTACTTCGGTTTCGACGCCAGGGAGACTCTCCTGCTTCGTAGTCCTTCTGCCGCCGACCTCCTGATGGCCTTTCCTCTCGCACTCTCCTTTGTGGTTCTGAACGATCAGTTGTCGACTCTCACCCAGGAGCTCTATCCGATCTCGGAAGAGATCCAGCAGAGTTGGCTTCGAATGATTCGCGCCGAGACGCCCGCCGACTGGATATTCAAGATCGCTACCATAGGAGTCGGAGCAGCCGTCTCCGAGGAGCTGCTCTTTCGCGGTTTCATCCAGGGCGCGTTTCTCCGTGGTATGAGCCGGACGGCCGCGGTGCTCTGGACGTCGTTTCTCTTCATGGCGCTGCACGTTCTCCCCTTTCCCAGTTTCGCGGCGGCAGGCATCGTCCTCGGCGTTGCCGCGATGTCGTCGAGAAGCCTCGTCGTTCCCGTCGCGATACATTTCACCAACAACCTCAGTGCGCTCGCTCTCGTCAACCTCGCAGACCTGGAGACCCTTGGCGATCCGGTCTGGATCCCGGGCTCCATTCTGCTTCCCGCCCTGGCGGTGTTCGCCCTCTGCGCCACTTATTTCCTGCGAAAGCTTCCCCCAGCACCCGCCCGCAAGCCGGTCGTTC contains:
- a CDS encoding dihydrodipicolinate reductase, which gives rise to MIGSGKIRVVAYGMGQIGLATATRLLGRQDIELVGAIDNDPKMQQRDVADLAGLKQPSGVRLSDRADEVLQVTRPDVVILSTGSRFPSVQSQIRDCIKARCHVVSSCEELLAPHVQYAAQAKELDRMAKDVDVVVLGTGVNPGYVMDTMALVATAPCIEVKSVSVERVVDATTRRENLQKKIGAGLTPAQFRKGVKKKELGHVGLLESTYLVAEGIGWTLEKVTEKLTPVLAKRGTKTPWVTVRAGQVAGIHHVCRGYRNNKECVSLDLQMFVGAKKPHDRISVNGKPAVELLFENGVAGDEATVAMLIAMVPAVAKMEPGLRTMIDAPLPRYRAGN
- a CDS encoding type II CAAX endopeptidase family protein; translated protein: MDPKEAGQVPTPAVAVALFAVTLVLNVVVGIAFMSLELEETWLLVVTPVILIAVTVLAVSYFGFDARETLLLRSPSAADLLMAFPLALSFVVLNDQLSTLTQELYPISEEIQQSWLRMIRAETPADWIFKIATIGVGAAVSEELLFRGFIQGAFLRGMSRTAAVLWTSFLFMALHVLPFPSFAAAGIVLGVAAMSSRSLVVPVAIHFTNNLSALALVNLADLETLGDPVWIPGSILLPALAVFALCATYFLRKLPPAPARKPVVPRRSTDDVASLAAGSSITDALASVPGLRRRLGWLVVGAALAIGVTILTGLFFFTVYAAYPQSVQGRIIEFLGRTCTERLTPEAHHRGRELAVAFDVLASSNENGALAPSQLGKVIVACARVSADQELHDPEVDELLAVIREAAGLTDAPRRL